In Arthrobacter sp. SLBN-83, one DNA window encodes the following:
- a CDS encoding type IA DNA topoisomerase codes for MMVVGILTEKPSAARHFAAALGGMNGTYNGEQFVIAHARGHLYEFVDPHRMVADPDVAGKYRTWDLGNLPWDPQQLDWSLEVIKNASAVAADVKRTLGKCDEIAIATDVDPTGEGGMIAVNAFLELGLKPGKWSRMYFTDEAPASLQKAFAARKVIPSLLDFDEYRKARYRSQFDLLSMQFTRIATNMARQSGQDMVLRQGRLKSAMVKLVGDQLKAYNDYVKKPFFQNRFRDENDVMYTNPEEPRFDQKDQVPNQYDPSPVVLDGKATKQTPPPKLLDLAALSSILVGKGIRAQLVLSTYQSMYEAQVVSYPRTEDKTITPEQFNELAPLVDKIAGVVGVDRKHLTHREPRKAHVKPQGAHGANRPGPKVPSSLDDVEQRFGKAGRLIYETLGKNYLAMIAEDYVYEQQKGHVKDYPDFVGIANVPMSAGWKAVFDPDAGDDTAEGDENESAKGLGTNAEPFVFEGANKRPEHPSMKWLMKQLEKRDVGTGATRTSTYSEVTSTKTKYPLLLEKGRKLTLAEAGDMSWRLLPGTRIGDLALTEKVYADMKEIAVGTGPSAEERLAVVADWVREDIATMQKNAATMRSALGLKEEAVTRKERAQGTWAKTGKDVVFAREWGGHRFTDDEVARLLAGETIEFSAKSTTGKAYEVFGELGEGTFKGRTFVGFQKLGFGRRDASGNALPPASWCHYTFTPEEIDRLMVGEGVESSDFVSKKGNRFQCKVFFREEKKGEGKKIVPDFEASLDSPPKSWCGVAFTDDQLAALAAGKTIKGTGFTSSKGKKFDAELQWRNEGGKKKLVPSFG; via the coding sequence ATGATGGTTGTCGGGATCCTCACCGAGAAGCCGAGCGCGGCGCGGCACTTCGCTGCAGCCCTCGGCGGCATGAACGGCACGTACAACGGGGAGCAGTTCGTCATCGCCCACGCCCGGGGGCACCTGTACGAGTTCGTCGATCCGCACCGGATGGTGGCGGATCCGGACGTGGCCGGGAAGTACCGGACCTGGGACCTGGGCAACCTGCCCTGGGACCCTCAGCAGCTGGACTGGAGCCTGGAGGTGATCAAGAACGCGAGCGCTGTCGCCGCGGACGTGAAGCGGACCCTGGGCAAGTGCGACGAGATCGCGATCGCCACCGACGTCGACCCCACGGGCGAGGGCGGCATGATCGCGGTCAATGCCTTCCTCGAGTTGGGGCTGAAGCCGGGCAAGTGGTCGCGCATGTACTTCACTGATGAGGCTCCGGCCTCGCTGCAGAAGGCCTTCGCCGCGCGCAAGGTCATTCCGTCACTCCTGGACTTCGACGAGTACCGCAAGGCGCGCTACCGCTCACAGTTCGACCTGCTCTCGATGCAGTTCACCCGCATCGCCACGAACATGGCCCGCCAGTCCGGGCAGGACATGGTGCTGCGCCAGGGCCGGCTGAAGTCGGCGATGGTCAAGCTCGTCGGCGACCAGCTGAAGGCGTATAACGACTACGTCAAGAAGCCGTTCTTCCAGAACCGGTTCCGTGACGAGAACGACGTGATGTACACGAACCCGGAGGAGCCGCGGTTCGACCAGAAGGACCAGGTGCCGAACCAGTACGACCCCTCCCCCGTCGTGCTCGACGGCAAGGCGACGAAACAGACCCCGCCACCGAAGCTGCTGGACCTGGCCGCACTCTCGTCCATCCTGGTCGGCAAGGGAATCAGGGCCCAGCTGGTGCTCTCGACCTACCAGTCCATGTACGAGGCCCAGGTCGTGAGCTACCCGCGCACCGAGGACAAAACGATCACGCCTGAGCAGTTCAACGAGCTTGCGCCTCTGGTGGACAAGATCGCCGGCGTGGTCGGGGTGGATCGCAAGCATCTGACGCACCGCGAGCCGCGCAAGGCCCACGTGAAGCCGCAGGGGGCGCACGGTGCGAACCGTCCCGGCCCGAAGGTGCCGTCCTCGCTGGACGACGTCGAGCAGCGTTTCGGCAAGGCCGGCCGCCTGATCTACGAGACCCTGGGCAAGAACTACCTGGCGATGATTGCCGAGGACTACGTCTACGAGCAGCAGAAGGGCCACGTCAAGGACTATCCGGACTTCGTGGGCATCGCCAACGTGCCCATGTCGGCGGGCTGGAAGGCGGTGTTCGATCCGGACGCCGGCGACGACACCGCCGAGGGCGACGAGAACGAGTCGGCCAAGGGCCTGGGCACCAACGCTGAGCCCTTCGTCTTCGAGGGTGCGAACAAGCGCCCCGAGCACCCGAGCATGAAGTGGCTGATGAAGCAGCTGGAGAAGCGCGACGTGGGCACGGGTGCCACCCGGACCTCGACGTACTCCGAGGTGACCTCGACGAAGACGAAGTACCCGCTGCTGCTGGAGAAGGGCCGCAAGCTCACCCTCGCCGAGGCCGGGGACATGAGCTGGCGGCTGCTTCCGGGCACCCGGATCGGCGACCTGGCGCTGACCGAGAAGGTCTATGCCGATATGAAGGAGATTGCCGTAGGCACCGGCCCGAGCGCAGAGGAGCGCCTCGCGGTCGTGGCCGACTGGGTGCGCGAGGACATCGCGACCATGCAGAAGAACGCCGCGACGATGCGCTCCGCACTGGGGCTCAAGGAGGAGGCCGTCACCCGGAAGGAGCGGGCGCAGGGCACCTGGGCCAAGACGGGCAAGGATGTGGTGTTCGCGCGTGAGTGGGGCGGCCACCGCTTCACCGACGACGAGGTCGCCCGGCTGCTGGCCGGGGAGACGATCGAGTTTTCGGCGAAGAGCACCACGGGCAAGGCCTATGAGGTCTTCGGCGAGCTTGGCGAGGGCACCTTCAAGGGCCGGACTTTCGTCGGGTTCCAGAAGCTCGGCTTCGGCCGGCGCGACGCCAGCGGCAACGCGCTGCCGCCGGCGTCCTGGTGCCACTACACCTTTACGCCCGAGGAGATCGACCGCCTCATGGTTGGCGAGGGCGTCGAGTCAAGCGACTTCGTCTCAAAGAAGGGCAACCGCTTCCAGTGCAAGGTCTTCTTCCGCGAGGAGAAGAAGGGTGAGGGTAAGAAGATCGTGCCTGACTTCGAGGCCTCCCTGGACTCCCCGCCGAAGAGCTGGTGCGGGGTTGCCTTCACCGACGACCAGCTCGCGGCACTGGCCGCGGGCAAGACGATCAAGGGTACGGGCTTCACCTCGAGCAAGGGAAAGAAGTTCGACGCCGAGCTTCAGTGGAGGAACGAGGGCGGCAAGAAGAAGCTCGTCCCCTCCTTCGGCTGA
- a CDS encoding Abi family protein: MAEYAKPWLSVDAQIDRLAWHGADVGDRAAVLLGAVGYYRLTGYLYPFRESERYADEDGRSRIRVLSGYRPGTTLRHAEEIIDFDRQLRMLVMDGVERIEVAARMRIGYVLGRRSPFAYEDPECFTEAFTAESTDVRDPAPSPHVRWLQRVNERRASSDEQFVEHFRQKYDDRMPVWALTEILELGHLCVLYRGMHQQDAEEIAREFGVPTKKVMISWLASLNYVRNVAAHHARLFNRKLQNAPSRPKVGVVPVLDHLRDEQTAKGVFGTYNALAVIAYLLRAIDPDTGWSGRLAALLRQFPVSHALTIESMGAPVGWESLELWRG, encoded by the coding sequence GTGGCGGAGTACGCGAAGCCATGGCTGTCGGTCGACGCGCAGATCGACCGGCTGGCGTGGCACGGGGCCGACGTCGGGGACCGGGCAGCCGTGCTGCTGGGTGCCGTCGGCTACTACCGCCTCACCGGCTACCTCTACCCCTTCCGCGAGTCCGAGCGCTACGCCGACGAGGACGGGCGCTCCCGCATCCGGGTGCTCAGCGGCTACCGGCCGGGCACGACGTTGCGCCACGCTGAGGAGATCATCGACTTCGACCGGCAGCTGCGCATGCTCGTCATGGACGGCGTCGAACGCATCGAGGTCGCCGCGCGGATGCGGATCGGCTATGTCCTCGGCCGCCGGTCCCCTTTCGCCTACGAGGACCCGGAGTGCTTCACCGAGGCCTTCACAGCCGAGAGCACCGATGTGCGGGATCCCGCGCCGAGCCCGCATGTGCGTTGGCTCCAGCGCGTCAACGAGCGGCGGGCCAGCTCCGACGAGCAGTTCGTGGAGCACTTCAGGCAGAAGTACGACGACAGGATGCCGGTGTGGGCGCTGACGGAGATCCTTGAGCTGGGACACCTGTGCGTGCTTTACCGCGGCATGCACCAGCAGGATGCCGAGGAGATTGCCCGTGAGTTCGGCGTGCCGACGAAGAAGGTCATGATCAGCTGGCTCGCCAGCCTGAACTACGTGCGGAACGTCGCTGCCCACCATGCCCGACTGTTCAACCGCAAGCTCCAGAACGCGCCGTCGCGGCCGAAGGTCGGAGTGGTGCCGGTGCTGGACCACCTGCGCGATGAGCAGACCGCCAAGGGTGTCTTCGGCACGTACAACGCCCTGGCCGTAATCGCGTACCTGCTGCGCGCCATCGACCCGGACACCGGTTGGTCCGGTCGGCTGGCGGCTCTGCTTCGCCAATTCCCGGTCTCACACGCCCTGACCATCGAGTCGATGGGCGCGCCTGTGGGCTGGGAGTCGCTCGAGCTCTGGCGCGGCTGA
- a CDS encoding helix-turn-helix domain-containing protein: protein MSNPASRAEDAPRECTTMREGKKVFKRRYRSEGEIPDRLREDPSTSWYSCGHCGHWHLGHTRMGTAEKFRMFEDLDEDLPDLLVKLRGKASHKQVAEVAGVRPIRIRELESGVDHPENLKTLGKVLKAYRVRLGVALPPGR from the coding sequence ATGTCCAACCCCGCCTCCCGGGCCGAGGACGCCCCGCGCGAGTGCACGACCATGCGCGAAGGGAAGAAGGTCTTCAAGCGCCGCTACCGCAGCGAGGGCGAGATTCCGGACCGGCTCCGCGAGGATCCCTCGACGAGCTGGTACAGCTGTGGACACTGTGGCCACTGGCACCTGGGTCATACCCGCATGGGGACCGCCGAGAAGTTCCGCATGTTCGAGGACCTTGACGAGGACCTGCCGGACCTGTTGGTCAAGCTCCGGGGGAAGGCCTCCCACAAGCAGGTCGCCGAGGTCGCCGGCGTCCGTCCGATCCGGATCAGGGAGCTGGAGTCCGGTGTAGACCATCCGGAGAACCTGAAGACGCTCGGCAAGGTCCTGAAGGCCTACCGGGTTCGTCTGGGCGTCGCGCTGCCGCCCGGACGGTGA